ATATAAAATAGCAGATATAGTAACTCTTCTTAATGGAGAATATAAAGGAGAAATTTTAGAGGAGGTTTCTAAACTTTCTCCTTTTTTTCATTCAGATGAGAAGAGTATAACTTTTGCTGGAGATGAAAAATTTTTGAAATCATTGGATAAAACTAAGGCAAAAGTAATTATAGTACCTGATATAGATTTACCATTGAATATTGGGAAATCTTACATAGTAGTAAAAGATAATCCAAGAACTATTATGCCTAAACTTTTACATTTTTTTCAAAGACCTATAAAAAAAGTTGAAAAAATGATAGAAGATAGTAGTAAAATAGGAGAAAATACTAATATAGCTACTAATGTATATATAGGGCACGATGTTGAAATAGGTAAAAATGTTACAATATATCCAAATGTTAGTATTTGTCAAGGTGCTAAAATAGGAGATGGAACAGTTATTTATCCCAATGTTACAATTAGGGAATTTGTTGAAATAGGTAAAAATTGCATTATTCAACCTGGGGCAGTAATTGGTTCTGATGGTTTTGGATATGTAAAAGTAAATGGGAAAAATACTAAAATTGATCAAATTGGAACTGTTATTATAGAAGATGAAGTTGAAATAGGTGCAAATACTACAATAGACAGGGGAGCTATAGGGGATACTATCGTAAAAAAATATACTAAAATTGACAATTTAGTTCAAATTGCTCATAATGATATTATAGGAGAAAATTGTTTGATTATTTCACAAGTCGGAATAGCAGGAAGTACAACGATAGGAAATAATGTTACTCTTGCAGGACAAGTCGGAATAGCAGGGCACATTGAAATAGGGGATAATACTATGATAGGGGCTAAATCTGGAGTTCATGGAAATGTTGAAGGAAACCAAATTTTATCTGGACATCCTTTAGTAGATCATAGGGAAGATTTAAAGATAAGAATTGCAATGAAAAAGTTACCTGAACTTTTAAAAAGAGTAAAAGCATTAGAAAGTAAATAAAAAAATATTTTTTGTATCTGATTTCAAAAAAAATTAATATAAAATTAAAGAAAAAAAGATTTATATAAACTGTACCTAAAATTTTAAATATAATATTGGAGGTACAGTTTTTAATTTTTCTATAGAAAAGTATAAAATAAAATAGCAAAAAATAGTCTCTGACGCCCATATTGGTTCCAAGAGACTTTATTTATTGTATAGGGAAGTATAATTTAAATATATAAAAAAATCTATATAATTTTAAAAAAAATTTTTAAAATTTGATAAGATATTATATAATATTAACTCGATAAGATAAAAAACAAAAAGTGGAGAGTAAAATGAGATGAGTGGGATCAAAAATAAAAATATAGGAATATATTTAATAAAAGCATTTTCTTTAATTTCAGTTATAATATATCACTTGTATGAGTATAAAGGGACTTAT
Above is a window of Fusobacterium massiliense DNA encoding:
- the lpxD gene encoding UDP-3-O-(3-hydroxymyristoyl)glucosamine N-acyltransferase, with amino-acid sequence MTYKIADIVTLLNGEYKGEILEEVSKLSPFFHSDEKSITFAGDEKFLKSLDKTKAKVIIVPDIDLPLNIGKSYIVVKDNPRTIMPKLLHFFQRPIKKVEKMIEDSSKIGENTNIATNVYIGHDVEIGKNVTIYPNVSICQGAKIGDGTVIYPNVTIREFVEIGKNCIIQPGAVIGSDGFGYVKVNGKNTKIDQIGTVIIEDEVEIGANTTIDRGAIGDTIVKKYTKIDNLVQIAHNDIIGENCLIISQVGIAGSTTIGNNVTLAGQVGIAGHIEIGDNTMIGAKSGVHGNVEGNQILSGHPLVDHREDLKIRIAMKKLPELLKRVKALESK